TTACAGATAACCGGATCCGCTTCCAAAGAGGATATGGTTTTTGACCAAGACGGGTGACAATTTTGGTTGTGGAAAACAAAAGGCAACTTCGCCTGACCCGTCCGGCAGGAACAGATTCGATTTTTGACAAGTCATATTTTGGGTTTAGTATCATCCGTATTCCTGATAAGGTTCATTTCCCCGGGAGTACTGTTGTCTGGCGGCGACACCGGGCGTACCGTTTCGGCGTCCGGATCGAATGATTCCCTGTAAACACCAACAGGAGGTTCTCTTGAAAATCATCAATATTGTCGGTGCCCGTCCCAACTTCATGAAGATGGCTCCGATCATCGAGGCTCTCAACCGCCATCCGACGCAGTTTCAGCATCTGCTGGTGCATACGGGACAGCACTATGACGAGAGGATGAGCCAATCCTTTTTTGTCGACCTGGGGATGCCCCGGCCGGACATCAACCTGGAGGTCGGTTCCGGTTCCCATGCCGAGCAGACGGCAAGGATTATGATCGAATTCGAAAAGGTCTGCCTGCGGGAGAAGCCGGACCTGGTGATCGTGGTCGGCGACGTCAACTCGACGATGGCCTGCACCATTACCGCGAAAAAACTCGGAATTCGGGTGGCACACGTGGAGGCCGGCCTGCGGTCCAGGGATATGTCGATGCCCGAGGAGATCAACCGCCTCTGCACCGATGTCCTGTGTGATTACCTGTTTACCACCGACCGTTTTGCCGATGACAATCTGCTGGCCGAGGGTGTTTCCCCGGAAAAGTGTTTTTTTGTCGGGAACGTGATGATCGATACCCTGCTCAAGCACCAGGCAATGGCAGGACGGCTCGGGCTGACGGATAAACTTGGGTTGACGCCCGGAGGATATGCCACGCTGACTTTGCATCGGCCTTCCAACGTCGATGATCCGGGTATTCTATCCGGCATCCTCGAGGTGCTGAAGGATATTTCCAGGGAACTCCCTATCGTCTTCCCCATTCACCCGCGCACGCGGAAGATGGCCGAGCAGTTCGGCCTGACCCCTTTCTTCAATCAGGGGGACAAGGTCGAAGGGATCTGGATCACCGAACCACTCGGTTATCTCGAATTTCTCCATCTAAACATGAACGCCCGTCTGGTTCTCACTGACAGCGGCGGTTTGCAGGAGGAAACGACTGTACTCGGTGTGCCCTGCATCACCATGCGCAACAACACGGAACGCCCGATCACCTGCGAAGTGGGAACGAACTATCTGGTCGGAAACAATCCGGAAAAAATTCTCGAGGCGGCCCGCAGGATCCTGAACGGCGAAGCCCGCAAAGGGCAGGTGCCCGAGAAGTGGGATGGCAAAGCGGCGGAGAGGATTGTGGATGTTTTAAGGGGTGAGGTGTGAGGTGTGAGTCGGTGCTGGCGCAGTCGGTCGTCGAATGTCATATAGTATCTCTCTGGAAGGGGGTGCCATGTCGCAAGAGAATGTAGCAAGAATCGGTATCGTTACGGTTTCCGACCGGGCCAGCCGTGGGGAATATGAAGACCGGGGGGGACCGGCCATCCGTCTTTACCTCCAGGAAGTGCTGACCTCCCCCTGGGAGCCTGTCATACGGGTCATTCCGGATGAAATCCGGCTGCTGGAAGAGACTCTGGTCGAGCTCTGCGAACGGGAGTATTGCTGCCTTGTCGTCACCACCGGCGGAACCGGACCGGCGCCGCGCGACCTCACGCCGGAAGCCACGGAAGCGGTCTGCGAAAAGCTGCTGCCCGGGTTCGGCGAGCTTATGCGGCAGGTCTCGCTGCTGAAAGTGCCTACGGCAATTCTTTCCAGGCAGACAGCGGGTGTGCGCGGACGCTCCCTGATCGTCAACCTGCCCGGGCAGCCAAAGGCGATCGGCGAATGTCTTGACGCGGTTTTTCCCGCCATCCCCTACTGTATCGATCTGATCGGCGGCCCTTATCTGACCACTGATGAAAATCGCATCAAGGCCTTTCGGCCCTCGGGGGCGGTAAAATAAGTTAATCGTTGTCGTTGTCGCTGTCGTAATCGTGATCGTAATCGGATCTTCACCTTCAACCCGACAACGATTACGACAACGACAACCGTTCCGCTGCCGCTTCACTGACAACGAAGAGAGCCTAATCTTTCCGATAATGCCATGACTGACCCCCAGAAGAATTACAGCCGAAGGCAGCTCTTCGGGCTGGTCGCCGGACCGGTCCTTTTTGGGCTGGTGCTGTTCGCGCTGCCGTCCCTTCCCGGATTGAGCGCGGGCGCGCAAAAGACCGCCGCCGTTGCCGTTTTGATGGCCTGCTGGTGGATGACCGAAGCCATTCCGATTCCGGCGACCAGCCTCCTGCCGCTGGCGCTGCTACCTCTGCTGGGAATCCTGCCGGCAGAGCAGGCCGCAGCCCCCTATGCCAATCATTTGATCTTCCTGTTTCTGGGCGGGTTTCTGATCGCCCTTTCCATGCAGCGATGGAATCTGCATCGCCGGGTGGCCATGCAGGTGGTGCGCCTGGTCGGGTTTTCGCCGGGCCGGCTGGTGTTCGGCTTCATGGCAGCCAGCGCCTTGCTGTCCGCCTTTGTCTCCAACACCGTGACGGCCATGATGATGATGCCGATCGGGCTTGCCATCATTGACCAGGTGGCCGCTGCCGGACGGCAGCAGGGGCTGGAGATCGATTTCTCTCCCGGGCGTTTCCCTTTCGGCGTCAACCTGATGCTCGGCATCGCCTACGCCTCGTCCATCGGCGGAATCGCCACCCTCATCGGCACTCCCCCGAACACGGTGCTGGCCGGTTATCTGCAGACCGCCTACGGCTATGAAATCACGTTTGCCCGCTGGATGCTGGTGGGGGTGCCGCTGGCACTGACACTGCTGCCACTCTGCTGGCTGTGGCTGGTCAAGTGGGCCAATCCCATGAAAATTGAAAAAGTACCCGGAGGCCGCGAGATCATCCTGCAGGAATTGAACAGCCTGGGTCCCCTCTCCGCCGGAGAATGGTGGACCGCCCTGGTTTTTGTCCTGACCGCCCTCGGCTGGATTTTCCGCGGTCAACTGGCTCCCTTGCTGCCGGAACCGGACATGGTGACCGACGCGACCATCGCCATGCTCGGCGCCCTGGTGCTGTTTCTGATCCCCCTGGATCTCAAGCGGGGAGTTTTCGTGATGGATTGGCAGTGGGCGGCCCGGCTCCCCTGGGGCGTGCTGCTGCTTTTCGGCGGCGGCCTCTCCCTGGCGGCGGCCTTCGAGGCGACCGGACTTTCCGCCTGGATCGGAGAGCAGGTTTTCCTGCTGCGGGAGGCGCCGATACCGGTGCTGATCGTTGCCGTTACCACTTTGATCATTTTTCTGACCGAACTGACCTCCAACACCGCCACCGCAGCGATGGCCATGCCGGTGTTCTCCGCCGTGGCGCTCGGTCTGCATCAGAACCCGTTGCTGCTGGTCGTGCCGGCTGCCCTGGCGGCCAGCTGCGCTTTCATGCTGCCGGTGGCGACACCGCCCAATGCGATCGTTTTCGGCTCCGGCTACGTCTCCATTCCGCAGATGGCCAAAAGCGGCTTCGGCCTCAACCTGATCAGTATCCTGCTTATCTCCCTTGTGACACATCTCCTTGTCGTCCCCCTGTTCGACGTGGTATACGGACAACTCCCGCAGTGGATCGGCGCCGGAGGATAGGTCTGGTGCCGGCAGTGGGAGACGGTGTACACTGTTCAATCGGACGAAGATGCATTTGTCGTTGTCGTAATCGTAATCGTAATCGCACTCGAAAACCGACAACGATTACGACAACGACAACCGTTCCGCTGCCGCTTCACTGACAACGAAAAATACTTACCAACGATAACTGCTTTTCTTCGTGTCCTTCGTGATCTTCGTGGTGCTAGCTTCTGTTTGTGGAATTTTTGAATGATAATACATAATTTTTTCGCGACCGCCCCCAAAGGGCTTGAACCTCTTCTGGCCGATGAACTGCGCGCTCTTGGTGCCGCGGACGTGGCGGAAACGCGGGCCGGAGTGGGCTTTTCGGGGGATCTGGAGATGGCCTATCGTGTCTGTCTCTGGTCCCGACTGGCCAGTCGCGTGCTGCTGCCTCTGGCCACCTTTTCGGCGCCCGGTCCCGACGCGCTTTACGAGCAGGTCCGGGCCCTGCCCTGGGAGGAACATTTCGCGGGCGAAAGCACCCTGGCCGTCAATGCCCAGGTGAACCGGTCGCAGATCAGTCATTCCCGTTTTGCGGCTCTCAAGGTCAAGGACGGCATCGTCGACAGGTTTCGGGAACGAACCGGGAGCCGGCCCTCTGTCGATGTTCGGCAGCCCGATCTGAGGATCAACCTGTACCTGTTCAACGATGAGGCGACCCTGAGTATCGATCTCAGCGGGGAGAGTCTGCATCGGCGTGGGTACCGGGCCGAGGGGGTTATGGCCCCTCTCAAGGAAAACCTGGCTGCCGCCATTCTGTTGCGGGCCGGGTGGCCGGACATCGCCGCCGCCGGCGGTTCCCTG
The genomic region above belongs to Syntrophotaleaceae bacterium and contains:
- the wecB gene encoding UDP-N-acetylglucosamine 2-epimerase (non-hydrolyzing), with protein sequence MKIINIVGARPNFMKMAPIIEALNRHPTQFQHLLVHTGQHYDERMSQSFFVDLGMPRPDINLEVGSGSHAEQTARIMIEFEKVCLREKPDLVIVVGDVNSTMACTITAKKLGIRVAHVEAGLRSRDMSMPEEINRLCTDVLCDYLFTTDRFADDNLLAEGVSPEKCFFVGNVMIDTLLKHQAMAGRLGLTDKLGLTPGGYATLTLHRPSNVDDPGILSGILEVLKDISRELPIVFPIHPRTRKMAEQFGLTPFFNQGDKVEGIWITEPLGYLEFLHLNMNARLVLTDSGGLQEETTVLGVPCITMRNNTERPITCEVGTNYLVGNNPEKILEAARRILNGEARKGQVPEKWDGKAAERIVDVLRGEV
- a CDS encoding DASS family sodium-coupled anion symporter; this encodes MTDPQKNYSRRQLFGLVAGPVLFGLVLFALPSLPGLSAGAQKTAAVAVLMACWWMTEAIPIPATSLLPLALLPLLGILPAEQAAAPYANHLIFLFLGGFLIALSMQRWNLHRRVAMQVVRLVGFSPGRLVFGFMAASALLSAFVSNTVTAMMMMPIGLAIIDQVAAAGRQQGLEIDFSPGRFPFGVNLMLGIAYASSIGGIATLIGTPPNTVLAGYLQTAYGYEITFARWMLVGVPLALTLLPLCWLWLVKWANPMKIEKVPGGREIILQELNSLGPLSAGEWWTALVFVLTALGWIFRGQLAPLLPEPDMVTDATIAMLGALVLFLIPLDLKRGVFVMDWQWAARLPWGVLLLFGGGLSLAAAFEATGLSAWIGEQVFLLREAPIPVLIVAVTTLIIFLTELTSNTATAAMAMPVFSAVALGLHQNPLLLVVPAALAASCAFMLPVATPPNAIVFGSGYVSIPQMAKSGFGLNLISILLISLVTHLLVVPLFDVVYGQLPQWIGAGG
- the mog gene encoding molybdopterin adenylyltransferase encodes the protein MSQENVARIGIVTVSDRASRGEYEDRGGPAIRLYLQEVLTSPWEPVIRVIPDEIRLLEETLVELCEREYCCLVVTTGGTGPAPRDLTPEATEAVCEKLLPGFGELMRQVSLLKVPTAILSRQTAGVRGRSLIVNLPGQPKAIGECLDAVFPAIPYCIDLIGGPYLTTDENRIKAFRPSGAVK